From a region of the Terriglobia bacterium genome:
- a CDS encoding uroporphyrinogen-III synthase: MALNGFRIITLESRRADLVRNLVAEQGGDCFNAPSVRERPLDANPQAIQFAKDMIAGRYDTVIFTTGAGTQYLLDVASAGGSVEPFLGALRKVQIVARGPKPVAALQEAGVPVSVCVPESYTWREVLEATAAIKSSSVAVQEYGVPNTELIDALRLRGLAVTPVAIYRWDLPEDTAPLAEAVQRICNRWCHAILFLSSVQFTNLLRIAERAAVRDAMLLALQQDIVVVSIGPVMTDTLVREGVRPDFEPRHPKLHVCIRQFSEQASGLISAKRSGRPQ, translated from the coding sequence ATGGCACTGAACGGATTTCGTATCATCACCCTTGAGAGCCGGCGTGCAGATCTCGTCCGAAATCTGGTGGCGGAGCAGGGCGGCGATTGCTTCAACGCGCCTTCGGTCCGCGAGCGTCCGCTCGATGCCAACCCCCAGGCAATTCAGTTCGCGAAGGACATGATTGCAGGACGTTACGATACAGTCATCTTCACAACGGGTGCAGGGACGCAATACCTTCTCGATGTGGCGTCTGCCGGCGGATCCGTCGAACCGTTTCTGGGCGCGTTGAGAAAGGTACAAATCGTTGCGCGTGGTCCGAAACCGGTTGCCGCGCTGCAAGAGGCAGGGGTCCCGGTTTCAGTCTGTGTTCCCGAATCTTACACGTGGCGGGAAGTGCTGGAGGCGACAGCGGCGATAAAAAGCAGCAGTGTTGCTGTTCAGGAATATGGAGTCCCGAACACAGAACTGATCGATGCGCTACGACTGCGCGGCCTGGCCGTAACGCCGGTTGCCATATATCGCTGGGACCTTCCGGAGGATACTGCACCTCTCGCGGAAGCCGTTCAACGGATATGCAATCGATGGTGCCACGCCATCCTGTTTCTTTCCTCGGTGCAGTTCACCAATCTGCTGCGCATCGCAGAACGCGCAGCGGTGCGGGACGCCATGCTGCTCGCTCTGCAACAGGACATCGTCGTTGTATCGATCGGACCGGTGATGACAGATACGCTTGTCCGCGAAGGTGTGCGGCCGGATTTTGAACCCAGACATCCAAAGCTTCATGTCTGCATCCGCCAGTTTTCCGAACAGGCTTCCGGCCTGATCTCCGCGAAACGCAGCGGCCGTCCGCAATAG